A genome region from Plasmodium vivax chromosome 11, whole genome shotgun sequence includes the following:
- a CDS encoding alpha adaptin, putative (encoded by transcript PVX_113995A) — protein sequence MMKHSIKGLYCFIDEIRNCKCAEDEEKTVLQEIIKIKKKFTEKNMSNYKRKKYIWKLIYCHILGYGISLSYLDIIKLMSSSNFSDKYCGYTALSLLVNENSEMLHMMISTIKLDLKSNDEKVNFLALHFASQKINDLLIENMYEDILHIVTSNYIYKPNIRKKAFLCLANIYKKRHDLLLKSKTELEIFKFLDQNLNEVNMFNVFAYLNLIYVIILVFQKYEAMQTYRSKQQRRRKKRFEGKAHGGLNGEDHPGGGDQEEDDEEEEDEDDGEDDDDGEDDDDDEDASSNGGGNRRDEHPGKREDLKADHSNLGGVGNSSGLGSVGNLGYLSSRRIISLNIKDEVKRKRYHKHNSSSLSNEQSFVYNDLKRVDKILEIDSQCSFNLDEVNFYEVKKYINKYIHFILNVLYLILDENLKIDEGFYYSQFRYPFLLIKCLQMVQLYDLQGLSQSTVNNINDILYRIVSKPFKKLQGRVGFEAARQVGAPVGSGIAAGRGPAAGGAPRSRHAAGGNPGRRNLFRKSFSKNSFYMGAKKSKEELRNEKSTTYIEYAIIYECCSVQNFLGNKIEDRNRDIILCLITNSFDSKKANINYVILNSLAKLKMNLKIYSLLENHIMHLINLLNNDDITIKLQTFNILFNMCNSSNWKLLINVFLHHLPYIDPYIQNEVIIKISILAENFSPDLSWYIDVIFKMIEITHRNIFPEVWFRLVQIVTGFVEGEQADKGGDKPDKGADGREKGDSREKAAKPSKKESTTATTSADCTKSKEEQKVQTYAAMKCYKYLADRYTKIELLIDLCSYIIGSFGHLIKDKVPMSSQLKILEKYFTLGSSNTKCVILMAIMKMVFYESKLMSAVKKILTNCISHADLELQTRACEFLNLCNLNNAGVLNYLLKGMPLYHTKKVHENFLIKRLLEKNKHAVIDFNEKDSSLKLERPPQRAKPAGRHEHNYKEKGGKDGRDNEDDNEDNYDSGSDYSRHKGSSSTSSDGSYSGRVRRKVSNGSAASSAKSQKSSSLSTHKAKNTSEQADDNAKLFKSLCLQKANNVNDLWFNACLLDKSLFFKNSVLSILIKQKYQENRAVLTFYVKNISKALVNLASIRIEECEQMNIKEAQMAMNEKIEPDGVYVHKISITIADIFYNIPSIYFNVLTTSSANASLSSKLPILITRFIKENKMNEATFKIYWKALTQVHNEDIVMGVPKFSKKYFFNYLINAFNFYILKIGSLICASGYIHFPATESENKILILVKIRHEMKGCQISVVSSIKHLNNYLNKIFEIYLIKNK from the exons ATGATGAAGCACAGCATCAAGGGGCTGTACTGCTTCATCGACGAGATCCGGAACTGCAAGTGCGCGGAGGACGAGGAGAAAACGGTGCTGCAGGAAATAATtaagataaagaaaaagtttACGGAAAAGAACATGAGCAAttacaaaaggaagaagtacaTATGGAAGCTGATTTACTGCCACATCCTGGGCTACGGCATTTCGCTCTCCTACCTAGACATCATCAAATTGATGAGCAGCTCTAACTTCAGTGACAAGTATTGTGGCTACACAGCGCTCTCCCTCCTGGTGAACGAAAATAGCGAAATGCTCCACATGATGATAAGCACAATTAAGCTAGACCTGAAGAGCAACGACGAAAAGGTGAATTTTCTGGCCCTACATTTCGCTAGCCAAAAGATAAATGATCTGTTAATAGAAAATATGTACGAGGATATCCTCCACATCGTTACGtcaaattatatttacaaaccGAACATCCGGAAGAAGGCCTTCCTCTGTTTGGCAAATATATACAAGAAGAGACATGACCTCCTACTGAAGAGCAAAACCGAATTGGAgatcttcaaatttttagaTCAAAATTTGAACGAAGTTAACATGTTTAACGTTTTTGCTTACCTCAATTTGATATACGTGATCATTTtggtttttcaaaaatacgaGGCTATGCAGACGTACCGGAGCAAGCAGCAGcgcaggaggaagaagcgcttCGAGGGCAAGGCCCACGGGGGGCTCAACGGGGAGGACCacccgggggggggcgaccaagaggaggacgacgaggaggaggaagacgaggatGATGGGGAAGATGACGATGATGGGGaagatgacgatgatgacgaggATGCCTCCTCCAACGGGGGGGGCAACCGGCGGGATGAACACCCCGGCAAGAGGGAGGACCTCAAGGCGGACCACAGCAACCTCGGCGGCGTCGGCAACTCCAGCGGGCTCGGCAGCGTCGGCAACCTCGGCTACCTCAGCAGCAGGCGAATCATCTCGCTCAACATAAAGGACGAAGTAAAACGGAAGAGGTACCACAAACACAACAGCTCCTCCCTCTCCAACGAGCAGAGCTTCGTCTACAACGATTTGAAGCGAGTAGACAAGATTTTGGAAATCGACTCTCAGTGCAGCTTCAACCTTGATgaggtaaatttttatgaggtcaaaaaatacattaacaAGTATATTCACTTCATCTTAAACGTGCTGTACCTCATTTTGGAtgagaatttaaaaatcgaTGAGGGGTTTTACTACAGCCAGTTCAGGTACCCCTTCCTGCTGATTAAGTGCCTGCAGATGGTGCAGCTCTACGACCTGCAGGGATTGTCCCAGAGCACCGTCAACAACATTAATGATATTCTCTACCGCATTGTTAGCAAACCGTTTAAGAAGCTGCAGGGCAGGGTCGGCTTTGAGGCGGCCCGCCAGGTAGGGGCCCCTGTTGGAAGTGGCATCGCTGCTGGACGTGGCCCCGCTGCTGGTGGCGCCCCCCGCAGCAGGCACGCCGCGGGAGGCAACCCGGGCAGGAGGAACCTCTTCAGGAAGAGCTTCTCCAAGAACAGCTTCTACATGGGGGCCAAGAAGTCCAAGGAGGAGCTGCGCAACGAAAAGAGCACCACCTACATCGAGTACGCCATCATCTACGAGTGCTGCAGTGTGCAAAATTTCCTCGGCAACAAAATCGAGGACCGAAACAGGGACATCATTCTCTGTCTCATCACAAATTCGTTCGATTCGAAGAAGGCTAACATTAATTATGTCATTCTGAATAGCCTCGccaagttaaaaatgaacctAAAAATTTATAGCTTGCTGGAAAACCACATCATGCATCTTATAAACCTCCTTAACAACGATGACATTACCATCAAGTTGCAAACGTTTAATATCCTCTTTAACATGTGTAATAGCTCCAATTGGAAGCTCCTCATCAATGTTTTTCTGCACCACCTGCCCTACATAGACCCCTACATACAAAACGAAGTCATAATAAAGATATCCATCCTCGCGGAGAATTTCTCCCCAGATTTGTCCTGGTACATTGACGTCATATTCAAGATGATAGAAATCACCCACAGGAATATTTTCCCAGAGGTGTGGTTCCGCTTGGTTCAGATCGTCACTGGCTTCGTGGAAGGGGAGCAAGCGGACAAGGGGGGAGACAAACCGGATAAGGGGGCGGACGGCCGAGAGAAGGGAGACTCACGTGAGAAAGCGGCCAAGCCGTCCAAGAAGGAGAGCACCACTGCTACCACCTCTGCGGATTGCACCAAATCTAAGGAGGAACAGAAGGTGCAAACGTACGCGGCGATGAAGTGCTACAAGTACCTAGCCGACCGATACACAAAAATTGAATTGCTCATAGACCTGTGCTCCTACATCATCGGGTCCTTTGGGCACCTCATAAAGGATAAAGTGCCCATGAGCAGCCAGCtaaaaattttagaaaaatatttcaccCTCGGGTCGTCCAACACCAAGTGTGTCATTCTGATGGCCATCATGAAGATGGTTTTCTACGAGAGCAAGCTCATGTCGGCGGTTAAGAAAATCCTCACCAACTGCATCAGCCACGCGGACCTGGAGCTGCAGACCAGGGCCTGTGAGTTCCTCAACCTCTGCAATTTGAACAACGCCGGTGTGCTGAATTACCTGCTCAAGGGCATGCCCCTCTACCACACCAAGAAGGTGCACGAGAACTTCCTCATCAAGCGCCTCCTGGAGAAGAACAA gcacGCCGTGATCGACTTCAACGAAAAGGACAGCTCGCTCAAGCTGGAGAGGCCCCCACAGAGGGCCAAGCCGGCCGGCAGGCACGAGCACAACTACAAGGAAAAAGGCGGCAAAGACGGCAGGGACAACGAGGACGATAACGAGGACAACTACGACAGCGGAAGCGACTACAGCCGCCACAAgggctcctcctccacctcctccGATGGAAGCTACAGCGGCAGAGTCAGACGAAAAGTGAGCAACGGGTCCGCGGCCTCCTCCGCGAAATCCCAGAAATCCTCCTCCCTCTCCACCCACAAAGCAAAAAATACCAGTGAGCAGGCGGATGATAATGCCAAGCTCTTTAAGTCGCTCTGCCTGCAGAAGGCCAACAACGTTAACGACCTTTGGTTCAACGCCTGCCTCTTGGACAAGTCCCTTTTCTTTAAGAACAGCGTCCTCTCCATCCTCATAAAGCAGAAGTACCAGGAGAACCGGGCCGTCCTCACCTTCTACGTGAAGAACATCTCCAAGGCGCTGGTCAACTTGGCGAG CATCCGCATTGAGGAGTGCGAGCAGATGAACATCAAGGAGGCCCAAATGGCGATGAACGAGAAGATTGAGCCCGACGGGGTGTACGTCCATAAAATCAGCATCACCATCGCggacattttttacaacatcCCCAGCATCTACTTCAACGTCTTGACCACGAGCTCGGCG AACGCGAGCCTGTCGTCCAAGCTGCCCATCCTGATCACGCGCTTCATCAaggagaacaaaatgaacgagGCCACCTTCAAGATTTACTGGAAGGCCCTCACGCAGGTGCACAACGAGGACATCGTAATGGGCGTCCCCAAGTTCTCCAAGAAGTACTTCTTCAACTACCTCATCAACGCGTTtaacttttacattttgaag atcGGCTCGCTTATCTGCGCCTCCGGCTACATACACTTCCCCGCCACGGAAAgcgaaaacaaaattttaattctcGTCAAAATTAGGCACGAAATGAAAGG gtgcCAAATCTCAGTCGTGTCCAGCATCAAGCACTTGAATAACTACCTGAACAAAATATTTGAGATTTACCTCATAAAGAACAAATAG
- a CDS encoding mitochondrial import receptor subunit tom40, putative (encoded by transcript PVX_113990A) produces the protein MEIAGLGLLHRWRRERGEQAAKWRYPFREALKRGNAALWGRSGRSSRITFCDDKPSELPIEGEKGTLPDIDEEGKKNKMNDDDPNALKEQANSPFTNSFDAPNALLFENLNKEYKFITTQDNFDGFRFEVDKSVNKYLQSTHTLFLGTTLRDVGYLYQFGANFTNSDNSLLMISRVNIDGSVNGRFCKRIDNQIDCKLNFNTYAKNDQRNMYEMAVEVNKPIYTYSVKTIWQGTWIFNSSYTQMLSKKFQAGVDLTYIASNCASIGSFGLRYNHKNNVVSMQVVRQPNFKSPEFMLNQTHLYKIQYAKKVSDRLSLGTELEVTPETKESAMRLGWDYSFRHAKVQGSIDTSGKIAVFTQDYSGFGVSGYIDYPNNEYKFGFMMHIAPSQEQPVQPVP, from the coding sequence ATGGAGATTGCGGGACTGGGGCTGCTGCACAGATGGCGAAGAGAAAGAGGAGAGCAGGCAGCGAAATGGAGGTACCCCTTCCGGGAGGCCCTGAAAAGGGGCAACGCGGCTTTATGGGGGAGGAGTGGCAGGTCTAGCCGCATAACCTTTTGTGATGATAAACCAAGCGAATTGCCCatagaaggggaaaaagggacccTACCAGATATCGATgaagaagggaagaaaaacaaaatgaacgacGATGATCCAAATGCATTGAAGGAGCAAGCCAACTCTCCTTTCACAAATTCATTTGACGCTCCAAATGCATTGCTCTTTGAAAATTTGAACAAAGAATACAAGTTCATAACCACACAGGATAACTTTGATGGGTTCCGATTTGAAGTAGACAAAAGCGTAAACAAATATTTACAGTCGACTCATACGCTGTTCCTTGGCACGACCCTAAGGGACGTCGGGTACTTGTACCAGTTTGGGGCCAACTTCACAAACAGTGATAACAGCTTGCTGATGATCAGCAGGGTGAACATAGATGGCAGCGTGAATGGGAGGTTTTGCAAAAGAATAGATAACCAGATCGACTGCAAACTCAATTTTAATACCTATGCGAAGAATGATCAAAGAAATATGTACGAAATGGCTGTAGAGGTTAATAAGCCTATTTACACATACAGCGTGAAAACCATTTGGCAGGGCACGTGGATCTTTAACTCGTCCTACACACAAAtgttaagtaaaaaatttcaagCGGGGGTAGACTTAACATATATCGCGTCGAACTGTGCTTCTATCGGATCGTTTGGGCTTCGGTACAACCACAAAAATAATGTCGTGTCTATGCAAGTGGTGAGACAGCCCAATTTTAAGTCGCCTGAATTTATGCTTAACCAGACAcacttatataaaattcagTACGCGAAGAAAGTGTCCGATCGGTTATCCTTGGGGACCGAACTGGAGGTCACTCCGGAGACCAAGGAATCCGCCATGCGTCTGGGCTGGGACTACTCCTTTCGTCATGCGAAGGTGCAGGGCAGCATCGACACCAGTGGGAAGATTGCCGTGTTCACGCAGGACTACTCGGGCTTTGGGGTCAGCGGGTACATTGACTACCCGAACAACGAGTACAAGTTTGGCTTCATGATGCACATCGCCCCCTCGCAGGAGCAGCCCGTGCAGCCGGTGCCGTAG